In Ostrinia nubilalis chromosome 6, ilOstNubi1.1, whole genome shotgun sequence, the genomic window ACATAtctgaaaaaagaaacaaagGCTTTTAGATATCTAAGTTGGATACAAAAGGGAAGGTCAGTTTAACAGGCTACCTAAGTAAACTCCGACAaactttacttcgacattacgttactccgacatttctgaatatcgacatgactttatttcgacactacactactccgacaaaggatattcgcctttgtctaagtagtgtagtgtcgaagtaaagtcgtgtcgatattcagtagtgtcggagtaacgtaatgtcgaagtaacgtttgtcggagttcagtttttgagccgagtcaaacttataaaaaaattaatctcCAATAGGATATGAAAGGAGGATTATTCACCTGTGATAGCATCTGTGACAGTTTCTGCATCACTCATGAGCCTGTTCTTGGAAGCAGTCATCAGCAACAAGCAGTACTTGGCCCAACATCGAGCCACATCCGCAGATCTGTGTTTGAACGTCTCCATCTTGGCTAAAAACTCCTCATCATTGCCCTGAACAGAATTCAACTTCTGTTCATAACTGTCCAGTATCGTTGAAGCTGCAGCTAAATGGTGTCTAGACTGGAAGAAACCATTCTGCTCAGCAAAGAATTGAGATAATGTTGCAGAATTTAAAGCCCAGTCTATAGGCTCATAATCAGAATACTGTAACTGACGCCTCAATGTAACGTGGCAGTATATGGCAGACTTCAGATTCTCCTTCAAGGAACCAAATACTTGAGCCAAATAGTAGAGAGTCAAAGTGTAAGCTTTTTCCAAGAACATAAAATCTCCTGCACCAGCCTCTCCCATGTTGCCGATCACATACTCTATAGGCAAAGGCATTTGTAAAGTGCATTTGAATGACTCATACAGATCTTTGGCTTGAAGTAGGAACCCTTTAGCTTTTCCAGGTTCGTCTCGATTTGACCATAAAATACCTATgttgttgtaaatattgattagtGTTGTAACAATTTCTGGTTTAGAACCATTTGGGCTTAACAGATCAACGGCTTCAGTGAGCACTCTCTCGCTAGCTGTCAGTTCCTCCGTCTCCATGTCTATTATACCAATGTTTAGAAGAACAACCCCCAACATAGCATGAAGCTTGATACTGTCCACGTTCGATTCAGAATCGATATTCTTGAGGGAATCGCACATATTCGTTAGTATATCCCTAGCCTTGTATTTCGATAAGTAAGGTTCGTTTTCGGGGTCATTTTTGCTGTCTTCGTCGAGTAATTTGCGAACTTTACCgtaattttctttgaaatcaTTAAGAATTTCTTTTGCCGTCATTTCAGAGGTTACAATCATATTTTAACCATGAACTTAACGGAATCACACAAAATTATTCTGCCTTgctgtttattaattttaatgtattaaaatttaCGTGCATACAAAATGTAACGAGAATTAATgaaatttgaatgaaaaaatgcAGCTGATTAAAAATGGATGGAATTGTCAACATTGTCAAtgtcaaacaaaaaacaaatcgaTAGTTACTATTTTAACGGATCGTCAATGAAATAACGTAACGTTACcgttatttattttgcaatatttttatttgaccatgaccatgaccatgatgATGGAGAACTTAGGAGAGAAggtacaataaaaattaaattctcaTTAAAACCAGCCAAGCGAGCTGTTCAATGGTTTTACTTTACTGGACAAAAAACCAGCCTGTCCTCCGGGCATTCATCCCCTCCCCCGTGACCTCCTGCTGCCAGAAGCAGAGGACGCCGGTCCACCCAGCCTGCGAGCACTTCTCCACAACGGCTGTCACAGCACCGAGGCCCCGCTTCAGAATTGTGACAGCCCAACGCCCCTACCAACCCAACCAGACAGACTGAGTGAGactacgtagtacttattattattctgtggtgagACTGACCAAATGACTATTATACCTGCAAGCTCCCTCAACAACCAGGAACCGCCCGCTCGCTGGTCATTCACTGGTgttcactgggcctcgaccaaCGTCGACTCACCCGGTGGGCTAGTACCACGCCGAGGGTGGGACAGTGGTGCCAGGTAGAAGCTGCAGGTCCGTTGCCAAAGCGACGTCCAACCACCGACTGGCAGTATAGCCAGTCGAGAAGCAGCACGGGCCATGAGCCGTCACGAGGAGTCGATGAACCAGAATAGATTGCTAGACGAAATAGCCACGCATTCTTGGTTAgccctaaaaataaaaaatattgtcgtATTGCTAAATATGTAGATAGCAGGCAATTTTAAGAAACACTGCGCCACTGCATTCTTTTACCCTATTTATTATAGAacccagtggcggcgtagcatgggttggcaccaccccaccccagaatggtctggtgtCTGGTGCCTCAGCTATATGATACCAATCGTAatcatgcagatgcgccagtgaatTTGCGCGACTGTTGTCACGAGTAACATGGCGTAGGGGGCGAATTAAACCAACAACCCTCGCTCGGTC contains:
- the LOC135072680 gene encoding KIF-binding protein-like — protein: MIVTSEMTAKEILNDFKENYGKVRKLLDEDSKNDPENEPYLSKYKARDILTNMCDSLKNIDSESNVDSIKLHAMLGVVLLNIGIIDMETEELTASERVLTEAVDLLSPNGSKPEIVTTLINIYNNIGILWSNRDEPGKAKGFLLQAKDLYESFKCTLQMPLPIEYVIGNMGEAGAGDFMFLEKAYTLTLYYLAQVFGSLKENLKSAIYCHVTLRRQLQYSDYEPIDWALNSATLSQFFAEQNGFFQSRHHLAAASTILDSYEQKLNSVQGNDEEFLAKMETFKHRSADVARCWAKYCLLLMTASKNRLMSDAETVTDAITDMSNLKIEDDENICGGDAKNLVFPDIDVTKYESKIIDKFLLTYQDAREVFLCCQNWLNEAKKYYKLDSLASDYIELIQDSSQSFSYLAFFEEDDERRAKMHKRRIDMLEELIKQVNPTYYLQYCRQLWFELGEVYSDILNIKLDKLNRCKEKPTPHALKKINLLCEKSIENYDHFLNSVKDKNGKMPLKLESDVIRPVISAYAFMGRNSMKRIAVDKAAQLTNLQKSYDSYQAVVDICTNDKDAAAMMREEFSLCQEMVNILPIKIKRLEIELATK